The Candidatus Eremiobacteraceae bacterium genomic sequence GTCACTGGCGCGAGCTCGGGGTTGGGAGAGGCCGTCGCCCTCGCACTTGCAGCCGAGGGCGTGCGGCTTGCGATCGCCGCGCGGCGGCGTGACGCGCTCGACCGTGTCGCCGCAAACGCGAAATCGCGCGGCGCCGCCGATGCCAAGGCGTTCGAGGTGGACCTGGCCGACGCGGCCTCCGTCGATGCGCTTATCGCAGCGGTGCAGCAGGCTTACGGCGCGCCCGAGATTCTCATAGCAAATGGCGGCGGCCCAAAGCCCGGCGCGGTCGAAGGTCTTTCGCTGGACGATTGGGATAACGCGTATCGACTTGTCTTGCGCAGCATGCTGCAGCTCGTCCACGCATGCGTCGGCCCGATGAAGGCGCGCGGCTGGGGCCGTATCGTCGCGCTGACATCAAGCTCGGTCAAACAGCCGATCGCAAACCTGGCGCTCTCGAACTCGCTCCGCGTCGCGTTGGTGGCCGCACTCAAGACTCTGTCGGCCGAGGTCGCCCGGCACGGCATCACGGTCAATTCCATCGCGACGGGCCGCGTGCTCACCGACCGCTTGCGGCGACTGAACGGCGACGACGCGGCGATTGCGGCAGCCGCCAGCACCGAAATCCCTATCGGCCGCGTCGCCACGCCGGAAGAGTTCGCCCCGCTCGTCGCATTTCTGTGCGGTGCTCCTGCGAGCTATGTCACCGGTCAAACGATAGCGGTAGACGGCGGGCTGATCCGCGGACTACTCTAACCTGCCTGATATCATGGCGTGTGCAGGGCTCTGAAAAACGCATAGACGACGAGCGGCACCGCGACGAGTACGTAGAGGCGAAGGACCCACAGCAAAGCGATCGTGCCGGGCCCAAGTCTTCGGCGCGGGTAGGGTTTCTTTTCGATCATCTCGCCACCAGATTCGGGAAGATGACTATGAGACCGTAGGTCGCTCCCATCGCCGCGATCACGATCACGATGATGCCGCCTGCGAGGTTGCTGCGCCAGCGGTTTGCGAGACCTCCCATGATCTCACGGTCGTTCGCAAGCAGCAGCAAGAAAAGCAGCGCCGGCGCCATGAGCAGCGTCGCGATCACGTTGACGGTAAGTGTCATCGCAAGGAGCGGCGCGCCGGGGATCAGGACGAGCGCCGCCGCTACCACCGCGGAGATGATCGCCGACAGATAGAACGGCCTGCCGCTCGCAAAGTCGAGATTCAGACTATGCCCACGCCGCAGCACTTCACCGAATGCGTATGCCGAGCTTGTCGAAATCGTCATGGCGGCGACGAGCCCCGCTTCGATGATGCCAAGCGAGAAGAGCGCCGCGCCAGCGGAGCCGATATACGGTCGTAAGGCTGTCGCGAAGTCGGCGCCGCCGGAATAGCTTGCGACGTCAACGTGATGCGTGAAGAGCGGCGTCGCCGCGATAAGCGTCGCGATCGCGGCGCACACCGCGAGGGTAGAACCGATCGCGGTATCTGCCCGGCCTTGCGGCAGGTCTTTAACGGTCAGTCCCTTATCCACCACAGCGCTCTGCTGAAAGAAGATCATCCATGGAGTGACCGTGGCGCCGACGTTCGCGAGCACGAGCACGATAAAGGCCGCGTTGACTCCGCCGGGCAGCGGCCCCCAGGTTCCGAGCGCCCGCACTATTCCCACAACGTCCGGATGGGCCATCAAAGCGGCGGGGATGAAGAGCAGGTTCGCCGCGCTCAGCATGAGGACCGCGCGCTCCCATGTGAAGTAGCGCCGCGCGGCGAGAGCGGCGATCACGATCACGAATCCGATCGGCACCGCGACCAGCGCCGGAATCCCAAAATAGGCTGCGCCGGCTCGAATCGCGATGAATTCCGTCACGAGCGTGAGCGCGTTGCCGATGAACAGATCCAGCATCGCAAAATAGCCCCAGAACGGGCCGAAGCGCTCGAAGATCAACTCGGCGTGCCCGCGCTGTGTGGCGATGCCGAGCCGGACGGTCATCTCCTGTACGACGAACGCCATGACGAACGTGAGGCAGATGAAAGGGACGAAGAATCCAACCCCGTACGACGCTCCCGTCGTCGCATACGAAAGCATGCTCGGGCCGTCGTTTTCGCCGAGCATGACCAATATGCCGGGTCCGACGAGGAGCAGGAGGACGAGAAGTGGTTTGCCGGCGGCGCGTGCGAGGCGGACCAGGCGGCGATCTTGCGCCCGCAGTTCTTCTTCGCGCGCCGTCGACGCCGCCATGGCCACTGTCAGCGAACCACGCAGCGGACTCGTCCGGCTGCGACCGGTGAAACGATGATGTCTTCGTTCCCAACGCGCAACGTGATACCGGCGCGGCTGCTTACGACGGTAGCGCGCATCCCGGGGAGCACGCCGAGCGCATCTAACCTTCGGACGACCTTCTCGTCGCCGTCGTCAAGACTGATGACGATGATCTTGGAACCGGGCGCAACCATGGCGAGAGATTGTTCGCGCCGCTCGCGTTTCTCGCTGCCCGTTCCAGGAATCGGGTGACCGTGCGGATCGCGCTTCGGATTGCCCAAGAATTCCGAGAGGCGGCGGGCGACGTCATCGGAGATCGAATGTTCGAGTTTCTCTGCAGCGCGATGCAGTCGTTCGAGCGGAACACCAAGTGAGCGATACAGAAACGTCTCAACCAACCGATGGCGGCGGACAACGCGGACCGCAAGACCCAGACCTCGGCGCGTGAGCGTGAGCGCGTCCGCGCGCCGGCGCGCGCGGCCGATAAGCCCGTCGTGTTCCAAGACGCGACGTATCTTGCTGACCGATGCACGGGAGACGCGCAGATGCCGCGCGAGCTCGGCGGCTTTCACGGCGCTGCCGTCGCTGAGTTGGTAGATCGCCTTTAGGTAATCTTCGCGCGCTCGATCGCGGGAACGGTCGGCCTGTTTGTTAACCATGGTTGCCAATTATCGTTCGCGATTGGGTGGGGCGGACCTTTTGTGTGGGGCGGACCTTTATGGTCCGCCGGCGCGCCATAAAGGCGCGCCCTACATTTCGCGCGGCGCGCCATAAAGGCGCGCCCTACATTTCGGGCGGCGCGCCATAAAGGCGCGCCCTACACGGCGCGGATAAGCGCGT encodes the following:
- a CDS encoding SDR family oxidoreductase codes for the protein MDLGIRNRVALVTGASSGLGEAVALALAAEGVRLAIAARRRDALDRVAANAKSRGAADAKAFEVDLADAASVDALIAAVQQAYGAPEILIANGGGPKPGAVEGLSLDDWDNAYRLVLRSMLQLVHACVGPMKARGWGRIVALTSSSVKQPIANLALSNSLRVALVAALKTLSAEVARHGITVNSIATGRVLTDRLRRLNGDDAAIAAAASTEIPIGRVATPEEFAPLVAFLCGAPASYVTGQTIAVDGGLIRGLL
- a CDS encoding divalent metal cation transporter, which codes for MAASTAREEELRAQDRRLVRLARAAGKPLLVLLLLVGPGILVMLGENDGPSMLSYATTGASYGVGFFVPFICLTFVMAFVVQEMTVRLGIATQRGHAELIFERFGPFWGYFAMLDLFIGNALTLVTEFIAIRAGAAYFGIPALVAVPIGFVIVIAALAARRYFTWERAVLMLSAANLLFIPAALMAHPDVVGIVRALGTWGPLPGGVNAAFIVLVLANVGATVTPWMIFFQQSAVVDKGLTVKDLPQGRADTAIGSTLAVCAAIATLIAATPLFTHHVDVASYSGGADFATALRPYIGSAGAALFSLGIIEAGLVAAMTISTSSAYAFGEVLRRGHSLNLDFASGRPFYLSAIISAVVAAALVLIPGAPLLAMTLTVNVIATLLMAPALLFLLLLANDREIMGGLANRWRSNLAGGIIVIVIAAMGATYGLIVIFPNLVAR
- a CDS encoding metal-dependent transcriptional regulator; this translates as MVNKQADRSRDRAREDYLKAIYQLSDGSAVKAAELARHLRVSRASVSKIRRVLEHDGLIGRARRRADALTLTRRGLGLAVRVVRRHRLVETFLYRSLGVPLERLHRAAEKLEHSISDDVARRLSEFLGNPKRDPHGHPIPGTGSEKRERREQSLAMVAPGSKIIVISLDDGDEKVVRRLDALGVLPGMRATVVSSRAGITLRVGNEDIIVSPVAAGRVRCVVR